A window of the Bdellovibrio sp. ZAP7 genome harbors these coding sequences:
- a CDS encoding ABC transporter permease, which yields MSKVWTLAKTTLREMLREKIFFVVIVIAAIMISMSFLLGALSFAEQKKILADFGFLAVQIALLGISLFSGAYLIAKEVEKQTCLLILSRPVTRDQFILGKVFGVLALNTLLMVLLGIILSFLLGVWNEPKQWLAFTEICLSLWFESSVILAFAMWASLVVRPVLALSAGIVLFLLGHWLGDLAFFASKSQEPMFVTIVKGLHWIVPNLYRLNWKSAYFLQEGVPGKDVVWMVAHMTGWFIIYVLLTNFSFRRKDIV from the coding sequence ATGTCTAAGGTGTGGACTTTAGCAAAAACCACTTTGCGTGAAATGCTTCGTGAAAAGATTTTTTTCGTAGTGATAGTTATTGCTGCGATCATGATCAGTATGAGCTTTCTGTTGGGTGCATTGTCTTTTGCAGAACAAAAAAAGATTTTGGCTGATTTCGGTTTTTTGGCGGTACAAATCGCATTGCTCGGAATTTCTCTGTTCTCTGGCGCTTACTTAATTGCTAAAGAAGTTGAAAAGCAGACTTGCTTGCTAATTTTATCCCGACCAGTCACCCGCGATCAGTTTATTTTAGGTAAAGTCTTTGGGGTATTAGCGCTTAACACTCTTCTGATGGTTTTATTGGGAATCATCCTTTCATTCTTGTTGGGCGTGTGGAATGAACCTAAGCAGTGGCTTGCTTTTACCGAGATTTGCCTCAGCCTGTGGTTCGAAAGCTCGGTCATTCTGGCATTTGCGATGTGGGCAAGTCTCGTGGTCAGACCTGTTTTGGCTTTAAGTGCGGGGATCGTTTTATTTCTTTTAGGACATTGGCTTGGTGATTTGGCATTTTTCGCTTCTAAGAGCCAAGAACCCATGTTCGTTACCATCGTAAAAGGACTTCATTGGATCGTTCCTAACTTATATCGTCTTAACTGGAAGTCAGCGTATTTCCTTCAAGAAGGAGTGCCGGGTAAGGACGTGGTGTGGATGGTTGCACACATGACTGGTTGGTTTATTATCTATGTTCTGCTAACGAATTTCAGCTTCAGGAGAAAAGACATTGTCTAA
- a CDS encoding ABC transporter ATP-binding protein gives MEVLQVEKLNKTFKGGLFEKDRHVLQDISFHLPQGETTGFVGSNGAGKTTTIKCIFDFIRPDNGKIHFFGEPLNSKSKTRIGYLPERPYLYEFLTGMEFLKLHWNLCFGLTQKDFVERAHEALKKVDLFDAKDRRLRTYSKGMLQRAGIAQAILTRPDLIILDEPMSGLDPDGRAMVKDILREEQKRGVTLFFSSHLLQDMEELCSRLVVVNKGKILYEGALPQFMSEFQSLEKAFQVLKNREAKNV, from the coding sequence ATGGAAGTACTTCAGGTTGAAAAGTTAAATAAGACCTTCAAAGGCGGTCTCTTTGAAAAAGATCGCCATGTTCTTCAGGATATTTCCTTTCACCTTCCTCAAGGTGAAACAACAGGGTTCGTCGGAAGCAATGGTGCCGGAAAAACCACGACAATTAAGTGCATTTTCGACTTCATTCGCCCCGACAATGGCAAAATCCATTTCTTTGGAGAACCTTTAAACAGTAAATCTAAAACCCGTATTGGTTACCTCCCTGAGCGTCCATATTTGTACGAGTTCCTGACGGGAATGGAATTTTTAAAACTGCATTGGAATCTTTGTTTCGGTCTGACCCAGAAAGACTTTGTTGAGCGAGCTCACGAAGCCCTTAAAAAAGTGGACCTGTTTGATGCCAAAGACCGAAGGCTTCGTACCTATTCAAAGGGCATGTTGCAACGGGCGGGTATTGCCCAAGCTATTCTCACTCGTCCAGATTTGATTATTTTGGATGAGCCAATGTCGGGCCTGGATCCCGATGGACGCGCAATGGTGAAAGATATTTTACGTGAAGAGCAAAAAAGGGGAGTGACTCTTTTCTTCAGCAGTCATCTTTTGCAGGATATGGAAGAATTGTGTTCACGCCTGGTTGTCGTAAATAAAGGTAAAATTCTCTATGAAGGAGCTTTGCCGCAGTTTATGTCCGAATTCCAAAGTCTGGAAAAAGCGTTCCAAGTTCTAAAAAATCGCGAGGCAAAAAATGTCTAA